The Fulvivirga maritima genome segment AAGATATAGTTGACTATGACCTGTTTGTAGAAAAAGTGAGCGACAAATACCTCCAAGTGTTTGATTGGCTACATTTGATCAGTAGGCAGGTAAATATATTTTTAGCTATTATTTTGTTTGTGGTGTGTGTAAATATGATTTCTATTATACTCATACTCATCATGGAGCGGACTCAAATGATTGGTCTTTTAAAGGCTTTTGGGGCTAATAATGGTCTTATTCGTCAGGTCTTTTCATTTAACGGTATGCAGCTCATTATGAAAGGCCTGTTGCTGGGTAATTTATTAGGTATCGGCCTGGGCGCCATTCAGTACTACTTCCAACTGATCCCTCTTAATCCGCATGACTATTACATGAGTTATGTGCCTATTGGCTGGAGCTGGGAAGTAATCATTTCGCTTAACCTATTAACTTTCGTGGTGGTGAGTTTAATAATTATCATTCCTACAACGGTAATCGCCAGAATTAACCCTATCAAGAGTATTAAGTACGATTAATGAAGTATAAGCGGAAGCTCAGACCTCCGCTTATAAATTGATTATTTCTTTTTATTGAGGAGCGTTAATGCGAGTAAAGCCAATCTACCAATCACGAATATTGCAACACCATATAGCGTGCAAATCAGGGATACTTTTAATCCTCCGGCCAGCACTGCACTAGATACATTTTCCATTTTTGAAATAGCATCGAAGGCTTGAAAAAGTCCTGTGAGTTGACCTAAAATGCCCCAGACCAAAGAGAGAGTGGCTAGTTGCTTAACTATTTCATTGTTTTTAGTGATGGAAGGCAGCTCTGAATCATTCATTAGTAGCATTACTCCTCTAATTATGAAAGCTGCCATAGCTAAGCCCATTAGGGTTAGTGGAATGGTAAAGTTGACTCCTCCTTCAATTATAAAGTTTGCAAGTATCATGTTAAAGATTATTTAGTGAAACATGATTCAATTATAATATTATTCATGGCTTGAAAATTTCTATTACGATGGATCACTGCTTTATCAATGGAAATGACAGTTTTCTGAGCTTAAAAGTGAAACAGATGTCATAATTAGAAGAAACGATAGTTAAATTGGTAATTCATCGATGAATTTTTAAAAATAGCTTTATTTAGAGCAACTTGCTTGCTATTATGTCCACTATAAGTATAAAAAAGACAATACTAACCATCATAATCCACTGTATATTCTGGGCATTGGTCTTTCTTTTCTATGTGTATTATTTCGGTTACAACTCATCTGACCTGTATTATGTGCTGGGTTTTGTTAGTTTTTTGATGCCGGTCACCATTTTATCAGCCTATTACATTAATTATCATCTTATACCTCGTTTTTTGCTGGCGGGGAGGTATTTAAAATTTACCCTTTACGCAGTATATACTTTTATTATCACTACTTATTTGGTGATGGTTTCTATATTTCTGGCGTTTATTTTTTTGGCAGATTATTATTATGATAATATGTCTCCTCTGAGCCGTAACTACCTGTTTATTTTTGTGGGAGTATTTATTGTCCTCTTCCTGGCTACGGCGCTACGTCAGTTGCATCATGCTTATCAGGTACAGGGCCGTAATGGCGAACTACAAAAGCTCATGCTGGAGGCTGATTTAAAGCTAAAAACACAAGAACTGCAGTATTTGAAGAGTCAGGTGCATCCTCACTTTCTGTTTAATATGCTCAATACATTATATGGAATGGCCTTGAGGAAGGATGACCAGTCTCCTGATACTATACTTAGGCTCTCAAATCTGCTAGATTATATACTGTACAGAGTGAATCAACCACATGTGACACTGGGCAAAGAATTGGAGCATCTGATAGATTATGTGGAGCTGGAAAGGCTGCGTACGGGTGATGGAATAAAGGTAGAAATAAAAGCTGAGGCTGCTGATCATTCATTTGTAATGGCACCTTTGCTATTGATTCCTTTTGTGGAAAACAGCTTTAAGCATGGTAGTCACCTGGAAGGAAAGCTAGAGATCAATATTGAAATAGAAACTAATGAAGAGGGCCTTCTTTTTAATATTAAAAATAGTAGTAAAACCAGAACTCAAAATCATAAAGGAGGCATTGGTATCATGAATATCAAACGGAGGCTGGAATTAATTTACCCTCAAAACCATGACCTCAAGATTGTTCAATCTATGAATAGGTTTGAAGTAAATTTGGCCATTGGTAAATTAGATGTTAATAGACCTGTAGCAAAATTATCGTAGAAATGAATTGTTTAATAGTAGATGACGAACCTATAGCCAGGGAGATTATGCGCACGCATTTACAGAAGCTGAGCAATGTGAAAATAGTGGCTGAGTGTTCTTCTGCTATGGAAGCTTTTGAGCAGTTACACCAAACGCATATTGATCTTATTTTTCTTGATATTAATATGCCTGACATCACGGGGCTGTCATTCATGAAGTCTCTGAGTAAGGAGGTGAAGGTTATTTTTACTACTGCCTATCGTGAATATGCTGTGGATGGATTTGATCTGGAGGCGGTGGATTATTTACTTAAGCCCATTTCTTTTGAGCGATTGCTACAAGCGGTGTCCCGCTATTATAAGGTGGAGACTAAAAATGATGAGCGTGTTTCTGCTATAAAGGAAGAAGAGAGGGATCATTTCTTTGTTCGTGCTGATCGTAAAATGGTGCGTATAAATTATGCTGACATCCTTTTTATAGAAAGCTATAGCGATTATGTGAAGATTCAGACCGTGGCAGAAACCGTAGTGAGTAGAGAAAATATTAGTGCTATGGAAAATATTTTACCTGCGGGAGATTTTATTAGAATTCACCGTTCTTTTATAGTGGCTAAAAATAAAATAGAGGCCTATACTCATGAGATTATAGAGGTGAAAGGCCGAGAGTTACCCATTAGCCGTAGCTATAAAGAAGAAGTGTTATTGCGGTTAAATCAGGCTGGTGGTTGATATTTCTTAAACCAACTGTTGATCTTGAGTTGTATTACTCCAAAAAAAGCCTCTTTAAAGATAGAACCAGACATTTTTGATTTTCCTCTGGTGCGGTCGGTAAATATTATTGGTACCTCATCTATTTTAAAGCCATACTTCATGGCAGTAAATTTCATTTCTATCTGGAAGGCATAACCTATAAATTTGATTTTATCAAGCTCTATAGTTTCAAGCACCTTTCTTCTAAAACAAACAAAACCTGCGGTGGTATCATTAATAGGCATGCCAGTAATGAAGCGTACATACATGCTGGCAAAGTAACTCATCATAACTCTGCCCATAGGCCAGTTTACCACATTTACACCTGTAATGTATCGCGAACCAATGGCCATGTCATAATTTCCAACCGAACAAGCTTCATGTAAATTAAGCAGGTCTTTAGGGTTGTGAGAAAAGTCAGCATCCATTTCAAAAATGAAATCATATTTTTTCTCTATCGCGAATTTAAAGCCTGTGATATAAGCGGTGCCAAGCCCCAATTTGCCTTCTCTTTCTATGAGATGCAGCGTACGACCATTATGATCTTGCTTTTGCAATTCTTTTACTATGGCTCCGGTGCCGTCAGGAGATCCGTCATCCACTATGAGTACATCAAAAGGGTGACTCAACTTAAAGACAGCATCGATAATCAGTTCGATGTTCTCTTTTTCATTGTAAGTAGGTATAATTACTAAGCTGTCAGTCACTGCACAATTTGTTCGGGGTCCATAAAAGACGCTAAAAATAGCAAAGTTCGTCGAAACCAAATCAATACAATTTGATTTTCTTCATTTATATCAGACTTTTGCAATCCATTAACTAAAAAAACAAGGTTTTGAATAAGTGTGTCTTTTTGGATCGTGACGGAGTGATTAACAAAGATTATGTTGATTATGTATATACTCCTGAAAAGTTTGAAGTATTACCAGGGGTGAAAGATGCTTTGGTATCATTAAAGAAGGCTGGTTATCTGTTGGTTATTATAACCAATCAGTCTGGTATAGCCAAAGGTATTTATACCCGTGAGCAGATGCATGAGTGCCATCAGCTCATGCAGCAGGAGTTTGATTTTATGATTGATCATATATATTATGCACCCTGGCACCCCACAGTAACAGAGAGTCTTACCCGCAAGCCGGGCACGCTCATGTTTGAGAAAGCAATTGCTAAGTTTAATATAGATACTAATCACTCCTGGATGGTAGGAGATAAGGAGAGGGATCTGGTGCCGGCCAAAAAGCTGGGCATTAAAACTATTCAGGTAGATAATGATGATAGCCGTATGGCTGACTTCAAAGCCCTGAATCTGGCAGATGCTTTAGAAATAATATTTGGATAAAATAAAAGCCGGTAATTTATTTATTACCGGCTTTTCTGTTTCTTAGTATCCTAATATTTTAAGCATAGCATCGCTTTCTTGCTCTTCATTGAAGAGTCGCGTTTCTATTTCGCCTTTTTTATTCTTATCTACCAATACGTGCTTAGGTGCAGGTATCAGGCAGTGCTGTATACCTCCATATCCGCCTAAAGACTCCTGATAAGCTCCGGTATGGAAAAATCCGATATAGAGTTTTTCACTGCTTTTAGGATCAGACATAGGCATAAACACATCTCCAGAATGAGCTTCTGAGTTGTAATAGTCCATACTATCACAAGTAAGGCCACCTAAGTTTACCTTATGGTGTGGCTCATCCCATTTATTGATCGGTAGTAATATGTACTTCTGGTTCAGTCCCCATGCATCAGGCAGATGAGTGATGAAAGATCCATCAATCATGTACCATAGCTCCTTGTCGTTTTGTAGCTTCTGATCCATGATAGAGTAAAGTACCGCTCCGCTTTCGCCTACAGTAAAACTGCCAAACTCAGTGAAGATGTTAGGTACCGGCACATTGTTTTTACCACAAATCCATTTAATATTTTCAATGATTTGCTCTACAATATACTTATAATCGTACTCAAAATGAAGAGAGGTTTTAATAGGGAAACCACCACCAATATCTATGGTGTCCAGCTCAGGGCATTCTTTTTTTAAGCTCGCAGTATTTAAAGATAAAGCGGCTAAGTTCACTCCAGTAGTATGCCGTATCTTTTATGCCTGTGTTTATGAAGAAATGCAAAAGCTTAAGTTTAGCCTTTTTGCTGGGCTTTATCTGATCACGGTAAAGCGTATTAATATCTCCGTATCTGATTCCTAAACGAGAAGTATAGAACTCAAACTTAGGCTCCTCGTCTGCCGCTATGCGTATTCCTACATTATAGCTGCCTTCCACATTTTCTTCGTAGTGCTGTAGCTCATTGAGGTTGTCAAGCACAGGTATGCAGTTTTCAAAGCCATCATTTAACAGCTCACTGATATACTGTTTGTAAAGAGGCCTTTTAAAACCATTACACACAATATTCGTGCTCTTCTTAATCTTTCCTTTTTCATACAGCTTTCTCACTATAGGAATGTCAAAAGAAGAAGACGTTTCTATATGAATATCATTTTTTAATGCCTCTTCAAGTATAAAGTTGAAATGCGATGATTTCGTACAATAACAATACGTATAGTCTGCCTCGTAATTATACTTTTTAATAGCGTTATTAAATATCTGTTTAGCATATTTAATATTTTCACTAATCTTAGGCAGATAAGTAAGTTTTAAAGGTGTACCGTATTTTTCAATAATGTCCATCAGGGGTACACCATTAAAAAATAGTTTGTTGTTTTCAACTTTGAATTCCTCCTGCGGGAATTCGAACGTTTGCTCTATTAGATCGATATACTTTTTCACACTGTTACATTAATGCATTCAAGGGTTATAATGTTGCAAATTTTGGTAAGATTCTTTGATAATACCAAGTATATGGGCTACCAATTTTTTAAGAGAATTAAAATTATGCAATCACAAGCCATATAATTAAATTTGAGGCTTTAAAAAATACATGATGACGATACTATATGATAGATATTTATGTTAATGATGAGACTTCTGAGCTAAAGGCAGTTATACTGGGAACGGCTCAGCAGTTAGGGGGGGAGCCTACGGTGGAAGAGGCGTATGATCCAAAATCTATAGAGCATATCAAAAATGGTACTTATCCTACTGAGGAGGTGGTACATAAAGAGATAGAAGCTTTTGCTGCAGTATTGAAAAAGCATAATGTGGAGGTGTACAGACCCGAAGTGCTGGAAGACTGTAATCAGATTTTTTCAAGAGATATTGGCTTTGTTATAGAAGATAAATTTGTGCGGCCGCGTATCTTAAAAGATCGTAAAGATGAAATTATAGGAATTCAATATATACTTGATCAAATTCCGGAAGCAAACAAGCTGGAAGTGCCAGAAGGAGGTCGAGTAGAAGGGGGAGATGTTATGCCTTGGCATGATCATATTTTTGTAGGATACTCTAAAGAGGAGGATTTTAAGAAATATGTGGTATCCAGAACTAATGAAGAAGGCGTGGAATTTCTTAAATCCAGCTTTCCTAATAAAAAAGTAATGGCTTTTGAGTTAAAAAAGTCAGATATAGATCCTAAAGAAAACGCACTACACCTAGACTGCTGTTTTCAGCCCATAGGTACTGATAAGGCCATTGTTTATAAAGGAGGCTTTAAAAATGTGGAGGATTATGAGTTTTTGGTTAATTTCTTCGGTAAAGAAAATATATTCGAGATTACTAAAGATGAAATGTATCATATGAACTCAAATGTGTTTTCTATCAGTGAGAAGGTAATAGTTTCAGAGCAGAACTTCACCAGACTTAACACCTGGCTGGAAGAGCAGGGCTTTACCGTAGAGAGAATACCATATTCAGAAACAGCCAAAATGGAAGGGCTTTTACGCTGCTCCACATTACCAATCAAGAGAGTTAAAAAATAAAAAATGTCTAGGCAAACAACGCATACTATTATGATGATAAGGCCCGTGAAGTTCAGGTATAATGAACAAACGGCCGTAAATAACTACTATCAGAAAGTGCTGGATAAAATTGCTCCTGAAGAGGTGCAAGAGCAGGCGCTGTCTGAGTTTGATACTTTTGTGAGTAAACTGAGGGAAAAAGGAGTAAACGTTATAGTTATAAACGATACTCTGGATCCTGATACCCCAGATTCTATTTTCCCTAATAACTGGATCTCTTTTCATGACGATGGCAGGGTAGCGCTATACCCCATGTTTGCCCCTAACAGAAGGCAGGAGAGAAGAGATGATATTTTGGCTATTCTGGATAACGAATATCAGCTGAGTATTTCTGAAATAGAGGATTTCTCTTTCCATGAAAAAGAAGAGAAATACCTGGAAGGAACAGGCAGTATGATTCTCGATAGACCTAATAAAATAGTATATGCGGCTATTTCTGAGCGTACTAATGAAGAAATACTAGGAGAGTTTTGCCGAAAATTCGGCTTTAAGCCAGTAAAATTCACGGCTTTTCAAACAGTAGAAGGAAAAAGGTTGCCCATCTACCATACTAATGTGATGATGTGCATAGCCGAGACCTTCGCAGTAATCTGTCTGGATACTATTGATGATGCTACACAACGCCAGGAGGTAGAAGAAGCTCTCAATAAAACCGGCAAAGAAATAATAGAAATAAGCGAAGATCAGGAGCACCATTTTGCAGGTAATATGCTGCAGGTAAGCTCGGCTACCGGAGATAAATACCTGGTGATGTCAGCCGCCGCTTATCAATCATTAGAAGCATCACAAATTGATGCTATAGAAAAACATTGTCCTATCATACATAGTTCTTTAGATACTATAGAGGCACTCGGAGGAGGCAGTGCCAGGTGTATGATGGCTGAAGTATTTTTACCTTCTCATTAATAATTTAATTATAAAAAAGAATAACTAAGATGGCCCAGAAACCCATTACCGAATTTATTGAAAAACACTATTTACATTTCAATGCTGCCGCTTTGGTAGATGCAGCTAAAGGATATAAAAAGCATTTAGAAGAAGATAAAAAGATGCTGGTATCATTAGCTGGGGCTATGAGTACAGGTGAGCTTGGCAAGTCATTGGCTGAGATGATTCGTCAGGATAAACTGCACATTATTTCTTGCACAGGAGCTAACCTGGAGGAGGATGTGATGAATTTGGTAGCTCATTCTCATTATGAAAGAGTGCCTCACTACAGAGACCTTACTCCTAAAGAAGAGTGGGATCTTCTCGAAAAAGGACTTAATAGAGTTACTGACACTTGTATTCCTGAAGAGGAAGCTTTCAGAAGAATTCAAAAGCATATTTTCGAAATCTGGAAAGATGCTGAGGAGAAGGGAGAAAGATATTTTCCGCATGAGTTTTTATTCAAACTAATTAACTCTGGGGTATTGGAGCAATATTATGAAATTGATCCAAAAAATAGCTGGATGATAGAAGCAGCCAAGAAAAACCTACCTATGGTGGTGCCTGGTTGGGAAGATTCTACCCTGGGTAATATATTCGCCTCTTATTGCCTTAAAGGCGAGTTGAAACCCTCTACTATGAAGTCAGGTATTGAATATATGGTTTGGTTAGCAGACTGGTATACGCAGCAAGCTGAAGATAAAGGCATCGGTTTCTTCCAGATAGGTGGAGGTATAGCAGGTGATTTCCCTATTTGTGTAGTGCCTATGTTATATCAGGATATGGAAAGAACAGACACTCCTTTCTGGAGTTACTTCTGCCAGATTTCTGATTCTACTACCAGTTATGGATCATATAGTGGTGCTGTGCCTAATGAAAAAATAACCTGGGGTAAACTGGATATCGATACTCCTAAATTTATTGTGGAGTCTGATGCTACTATTGTAGCTCCGTTGATATTTGGC includes the following:
- a CDS encoding MotA/TolQ/ExbB proton channel family protein, with the protein product MILANFIIEGGVNFTIPLTLMGLAMAAFIIRGVMLLMNDSELPSITKNNEIVKQLATLSLVWGILGQLTGLFQAFDAISKMENVSSAVLAGGLKVSLICTLYGVAIFVIGRLALLALTLLNKKK
- a CDS encoding sensor histidine kinase; translation: MSTISIKKTILTIIIHCIFWALVFLFYVYYFGYNSSDLYYVLGFVSFLMPVTILSAYYINYHLIPRFLLAGRYLKFTLYAVYTFIITTYLVMVSIFLAFIFLADYYYDNMSPLSRNYLFIFVGVFIVLFLATALRQLHHAYQVQGRNGELQKLMLEADLKLKTQELQYLKSQVHPHFLFNMLNTLYGMALRKDDQSPDTILRLSNLLDYILYRVNQPHVTLGKELEHLIDYVELERLRTGDGIKVEIKAEAADHSFVMAPLLLIPFVENSFKHGSHLEGKLEINIEIETNEEGLLFNIKNSSKTRTQNHKGGIGIMNIKRRLELIYPQNHDLKIVQSMNRFEVNLAIGKLDVNRPVAKLS
- a CDS encoding LytR/AlgR family response regulator transcription factor, with product MNCLIVDDEPIAREIMRTHLQKLSNVKIVAECSSAMEAFEQLHQTHIDLIFLDINMPDITGLSFMKSLSKEVKVIFTTAYREYAVDGFDLEAVDYLLKPISFERLLQAVSRYYKVETKNDERVSAIKEEERDHFFVRADRKMVRINYADILFIESYSDYVKIQTVAETVVSRENISAMENILPAGDFIRIHRSFIVAKNKIEAYTHEIIEVKGRELPISRSYKEEVLLRLNQAGG
- a CDS encoding polyprenol monophosphomannose synthase, whose translation is MTDSLVIIPTYNEKENIELIIDAVFKLSHPFDVLIVDDGSPDGTGAIVKELQKQDHNGRTLHLIEREGKLGLGTAYITGFKFAIEKKYDFIFEMDADFSHNPKDLLNLHEACSVGNYDMAIGSRYITGVNVVNWPMGRVMMSYFASMYVRFITGMPINDTTAGFVCFRRKVLETIELDKIKFIGYAFQIEMKFTAMKYGFKIDEVPIIFTDRTRGKSKMSGSIFKEAFFGVIQLKINSWFKKYQPPA
- a CDS encoding D-glycero-alpha-D-manno-heptose-1,7-bisphosphate 7-phosphatase; the protein is MNKCVFLDRDGVINKDYVDYVYTPEKFEVLPGVKDALVSLKKAGYLLVIITNQSGIAKGIYTREQMHECHQLMQQEFDFMIDHIYYAPWHPTVTESLTRKPGTLMFEKAIAKFNIDTNHSWMVGDKERDLVPAKKLGIKTIQVDNDDSRMADFKALNLADALEIIFG
- a CDS encoding dimethylarginine dimethylaminohydrolase family protein, with amino-acid sequence MIDIYVNDETSELKAVILGTAQQLGGEPTVEEAYDPKSIEHIKNGTYPTEEVVHKEIEAFAAVLKKHNVEVYRPEVLEDCNQIFSRDIGFVIEDKFVRPRILKDRKDEIIGIQYILDQIPEANKLEVPEGGRVEGGDVMPWHDHIFVGYSKEEDFKKYVVSRTNEEGVEFLKSSFPNKKVMAFELKKSDIDPKENALHLDCCFQPIGTDKAIVYKGGFKNVEDYEFLVNFFGKENIFEITKDEMYHMNSNVFSISEKVIVSEQNFTRLNTWLEEQGFTVERIPYSETAKMEGLLRCSTLPIKRVKK
- the ctlX gene encoding citrulline utilization hydrolase CtlX, with the translated sequence MSRQTTHTIMMIRPVKFRYNEQTAVNNYYQKVLDKIAPEEVQEQALSEFDTFVSKLREKGVNVIVINDTLDPDTPDSIFPNNWISFHDDGRVALYPMFAPNRRQERRDDILAILDNEYQLSISEIEDFSFHEKEEKYLEGTGSMILDRPNKIVYAAISERTNEEILGEFCRKFGFKPVKFTAFQTVEGKRLPIYHTNVMMCIAETFAVICLDTIDDATQRQEVEEALNKTGKEIIEISEDQEHHFAGNMLQVSSATGDKYLVMSAAAYQSLEASQIDAIEKHCPIIHSSLDTIEALGGGSARCMMAEVFLPSH
- a CDS encoding deoxyhypusine synthase family protein; amino-acid sequence: MAQKPITEFIEKHYLHFNAAALVDAAKGYKKHLEEDKKMLVSLAGAMSTGELGKSLAEMIRQDKLHIISCTGANLEEDVMNLVAHSHYERVPHYRDLTPKEEWDLLEKGLNRVTDTCIPEEEAFRRIQKHIFEIWKDAEEKGERYFPHEFLFKLINSGVLEQYYEIDPKNSWMIEAAKKNLPMVVPGWEDSTLGNIFASYCLKGELKPSTMKSGIEYMVWLADWYTQQAEDKGIGFFQIGGGIAGDFPICVVPMLYQDMERTDTPFWSYFCQISDSTTSYGSYSGAVPNEKITWGKLDIDTPKFIVESDATIVAPLIFGYVLGW